One genomic segment of Nonomuraea coxensis DSM 45129 includes these proteins:
- a CDS encoding glycosyltransferase: protein MRVAFVVGTTSGGTGRHVRMLAEGLTRRGHQVLVAGPRSVEEQFAYGETGARFVEVAMADRPRPAADVRAVLALRRVTRDADVVHAHGLRAGALAALGTWGRRRSLVVTLHNALTAGGLVGFVYGVLERIVARRADRVLVVSPDLGERMKRLGARDVRAAVVPAPPLRPAGRTPREVADELGAGERPILLTVARLAQQKGLETLLDVAAGPWGAAGAGREAGSEEAAGSEGAARSLGAVGLRGEASGGDGGWRGRGGPLFVVAGEGPLRGELERRIAAEGLPVRLLGNRDDVPDLLGAATAVVTATRWEGQPLSIREALMAGKPVIATAVGGIPEIVGDAGILAPYGDVPALREAVRTLLEDPGVAERLAAAAVRRGQEMPDGDEATESVLGVYGTVRTPGDD from the coding sequence GTGCGGGTGGCGTTCGTGGTGGGCACCACGTCCGGCGGTACGGGTCGGCACGTGCGGATGCTGGCCGAGGGGCTGACGCGGCGGGGGCATCAGGTGCTCGTGGCGGGGCCGCGCAGCGTGGAGGAGCAGTTCGCGTACGGCGAGACGGGGGCGCGCTTCGTGGAGGTGGCCATGGCGGACCGGCCCCGTCCGGCGGCCGACGTGCGGGCGGTGCTCGCGCTGCGGCGGGTGACGCGCGACGCCGACGTCGTGCACGCCCACGGGCTGCGCGCCGGGGCGCTGGCGGCGCTCGGCACGTGGGGGCGCCGCCGCTCGCTGGTGGTGACGCTGCACAACGCGCTCACCGCGGGCGGGCTCGTCGGGTTCGTGTACGGGGTGCTGGAGCGGATCGTGGCCCGGCGGGCCGACCGGGTGCTGGTGGTCTCGCCCGACCTCGGCGAGCGCATGAAGCGGCTCGGGGCGCGCGACGTCCGGGCCGCCGTGGTGCCCGCGCCGCCGCTGCGCCCGGCCGGGCGCACCCCACGCGAGGTCGCGGACGAGCTGGGCGCGGGGGAGCGGCCCATCCTGCTGACGGTCGCGCGGCTGGCGCAGCAGAAGGGCCTGGAGACCCTGCTCGACGTCGCCGCCGGACCATGGGGAGCTGCTGGGGCGGGGAGAGAGGCCGGGTCAGAGGAAGCCGCTGGGTCAGAGGGAGCCGCCAGATCGCTGGGAGCCGTTGGCTTGAGGGGAGAGGCTTCGGGTGGGGATGGGGGTTGGAGGGGGCGAGGGGGGCCGCTGTTCGTGGTTGCCGGGGAAGGGCCGTTGCGCGGGGAGTTGGAGCGGCGGATCGCGGCCGAGGGGTTGCCGGTGAGGTTGCTCGGCAACCGTGACGACGTGCCCGACCTGCTCGGCGCGGCCACCGCCGTGGTGACCGCCACCCGCTGGGAGGGTCAGCCCCTCAGCATCAGGGAGGCGCTCATGGCCGGGAAACCGGTGATCGCCACTGCTGTGGGGGGAATCCCGGAGATCGTGGGAGATGCGGGGATTCTTGCCCCCTATGGGGACGTTCCCGCGCTGCGTGAGGCCGTACGGACGTTGCTGGAGGATCCCGGGGTCGCGGAACGGCTGGCGGCGGCGGCCGTGCGGCGGGGACAGGAGATGCCGGACGGTGACGAGGCGACGGAGAGCGTCCTGGGCGTGTACGGGACGGTGCGGACGCCAGGGGATGATTAG
- the recN gene encoding DNA repair protein RecN, whose translation MRPRVEEVRIHGLGVIDEAVLELSPGFNVVTGETGAGKTMVVTGLGLLFGGRADPSRIRPGAERASVEGTLVVEPGGRVAQQVEDIGGDVEGGELIISRTVSAEGRSRAWLGGRTVPVGTLTYLADDLVAVHGQMDQQRLLQPARQRAALDRYAGDELVKPLRAYTQAYKRHKQVAVQLEELTTRARERTQEADLLRFGLEEIEKVDPKPGEDAELREEEERLSHADALRSAATTAHTALLGDPMEAAGGAHDVISLLGEARAAVEAVRDFDAQLAGVADRLAEAGYLISDVATDLASYAESIEADPSRLAVVQERRSVLSGLIRKYGEPSADSAGVLAWAQRAAARLAELEGDDERIDELTREHDELTVKLTDLAAELTRVREAAAERFGLAVTEELTALAMPHARVVVQLTRSADFGPEGVDEVELRMAAHPAAPPLPLTKGASGGELSRVMLAIEVVFAGADPVPTFVFDEVDAGVGGKAAVEIGRRLARLARTAQVIVVTHLPQVAAFADQHLVVEKASDGSVVRSGVTTLDHEGRVRELSRMLAGLEDSELGRAHAEELLGLAAADR comes from the coding sequence GTGCGACCAAGGGTCGAGGAGGTCCGCATCCATGGGCTCGGCGTCATCGACGAGGCTGTCCTAGAGCTCAGCCCGGGCTTCAACGTGGTGACCGGTGAGACGGGCGCGGGCAAGACGATGGTCGTGACCGGGCTCGGGCTGCTGTTCGGCGGCCGGGCCGACCCGTCCAGGATCCGGCCGGGGGCCGAGCGGGCCAGCGTCGAGGGCACGCTCGTCGTCGAGCCGGGCGGGCGCGTGGCCCAGCAGGTCGAGGACATCGGCGGCGACGTCGAGGGCGGCGAGCTCATCATCTCGCGCACCGTCTCGGCCGAGGGCCGCTCCCGGGCCTGGCTGGGCGGGCGCACGGTGCCCGTCGGCACGCTGACGTACCTCGCCGACGACCTTGTGGCCGTGCACGGGCAGATGGACCAGCAGCGGCTGCTCCAGCCCGCCAGGCAGCGCGCCGCGCTCGACCGTTACGCCGGTGACGAGCTGGTCAAGCCGCTGCGGGCGTACACACAGGCGTACAAACGGCACAAGCAGGTCGCCGTGCAGCTGGAGGAGCTGACCACCCGCGCCAGGGAGCGGACCCAGGAGGCCGACCTGCTCCGCTTCGGCCTGGAGGAGATCGAGAAGGTCGACCCCAAGCCAGGCGAGGACGCCGAGCTGCGCGAGGAGGAGGAGCGGCTCTCGCACGCCGACGCGCTGCGCAGCGCCGCCACCACCGCCCACACCGCGCTGCTCGGCGACCCCATGGAGGCCGCGGGCGGCGCGCACGACGTGATCTCCCTGCTCGGCGAGGCGCGCGCGGCCGTCGAGGCGGTGCGCGACTTCGACGCCCAGCTCGCCGGGGTCGCCGACCGGCTCGCCGAGGCCGGCTACCTCATCTCCGACGTCGCCACCGACCTCGCCTCCTACGCCGAGTCGATCGAGGCCGACCCGTCCCGGCTGGCGGTCGTGCAGGAGCGCCGCTCGGTGCTGTCCGGGCTCATCCGCAAGTACGGCGAGCCGAGCGCCGACAGCGCGGGCGTGCTCGCCTGGGCGCAGCGCGCCGCCGCCCGCCTGGCCGAGCTGGAGGGCGACGACGAGCGCATCGACGAGCTGACCCGCGAGCACGACGAGCTGACCGTCAAGCTCACCGACCTCGCCGCCGAGCTGACCCGGGTGCGCGAGGCCGCCGCCGAGCGGTTCGGCCTGGCCGTCACCGAGGAGCTGACCGCGCTCGCCATGCCGCACGCCCGGGTGGTCGTGCAGCTCACGCGGAGCGCCGATTTCGGGCCGGAGGGCGTCGACGAGGTCGAGCTGCGCATGGCCGCCCATCCGGCCGCGCCGCCGCTGCCGCTCACCAAGGGCGCGTCCGGCGGCGAGCTGAGCCGCGTCATGCTCGCCATCGAGGTCGTCTTCGCGGGCGCCGACCCGGTGCCGACGTTCGTCTTCGACGAGGTGGACGCGGGGGTCGGCGGCAAGGCGGCGGTCGAGATCGGGCGCCGGCTGGCCCGCCTGGCCCGCACGGCGCAGGTGATTGTCGTCACACATCTGCCCCAGGTGGCGGCCTTCGCCGACCAGCATCTGGTGGTCGAGAAGGCCAGTGACGGCAGCGTGGTGCGCAGCGGCGTCACCACTCTCGACCATGAGGGCCGGGTGCGCGAACTGTCGCGCATGCTGGCGGGTCTGGAGGATTCCGAGCTCGGCCGGGCGCACGCCGAGGAGCTGCTGGGACTCGCCGCGGCAGACAGGTGA
- the murJ gene encoding murein biosynthesis integral membrane protein MurJ → MGVVTARGVAGGAVLIGAITVLARVAGFAKQYAFAQTVGTNCLASAYMTANQIPNIVFEVVVGGALAGMVVPVLARHAGGGEGDRERAGWIGSALLTWVVVVLVPLAVLTAVFAGPVIGLFFGPQIAGCPDAGAVTAVAARMLVVFAPQIPLYGVAVVLYGVLQAHNRFAGPAVAPLVSSIVVIVAYLLFVPLSGGDSDPATVPGPAELALSVGTSLGVLALVLTVLGPTARLGLRWRPVLRFPDGVAGQVRRLALAGVAALLAQQAAMIVVLVLANNVVGTGAIAVYNYAWAIYLVPYAVLAVPIATSAFPRLSAQAGEPEAFAGLAARTTRAVVLVSGLAAGVLAAASGPGAVVFLGMKSEVPAVELARAVALFAPGLVGYGLIAQLSRVLYAAGRGREAAAGTVAGWVVTMAAQTVLALALPEGWRVGGMALGMSVGMTAGGALLLAAVVRARGGGAAAGLGRALGAAAGGGVLGYLAGDAVSGWLGAEGIWANVGAAVLAAVVALGVGGAVVAVLDRADASAVTTLLRRRRG, encoded by the coding sequence ATGGGAGTCGTGACGGCGCGGGGCGTGGCCGGCGGGGCCGTGCTCATCGGGGCCATCACCGTGCTCGCGCGTGTGGCCGGCTTCGCCAAGCAGTACGCCTTCGCGCAGACCGTCGGCACCAACTGCCTGGCCTCGGCCTACATGACGGCCAACCAGATCCCCAACATCGTGTTCGAGGTGGTCGTCGGCGGGGCGCTGGCCGGGATGGTCGTGCCGGTGCTGGCCCGGCACGCCGGCGGCGGCGAGGGCGACCGCGAGCGGGCCGGCTGGATCGGCTCGGCGCTGCTGACCTGGGTGGTCGTGGTGCTGGTGCCGCTGGCGGTGCTCACCGCGGTGTTCGCCGGGCCGGTCATCGGATTGTTCTTCGGGCCGCAGATCGCCGGATGCCCCGACGCGGGGGCGGTCACGGCCGTGGCGGCGCGGATGCTCGTCGTGTTCGCGCCGCAGATCCCGCTGTACGGCGTCGCCGTCGTGCTCTACGGCGTGCTGCAGGCGCACAACCGCTTCGCCGGGCCGGCGGTGGCGCCGCTGGTGTCGAGCATCGTGGTGATCGTGGCGTACCTGCTGTTCGTGCCGCTCAGCGGCGGCGACAGCGATCCGGCCACGGTCCCCGGGCCGGCCGAGCTGGCGCTGTCCGTGGGCACCAGCCTGGGGGTGCTGGCGCTGGTGCTCACCGTGCTCGGGCCGACGGCGCGGCTGGGGCTGCGGTGGCGGCCGGTGCTGCGCTTCCCCGACGGGGTGGCCGGACAGGTCCGCCGGCTCGCGCTCGCGGGCGTCGCGGCGCTGCTGGCGCAGCAGGCGGCCATGATCGTGGTGCTGGTGCTGGCCAACAACGTGGTCGGCACCGGGGCGATCGCGGTCTACAACTACGCGTGGGCGATCTACCTGGTGCCGTACGCGGTGCTGGCCGTGCCCATCGCCACCAGCGCGTTCCCCCGGTTGTCCGCGCAGGCAGGGGAGCCCGAGGCGTTCGCGGGGCTGGCGGCGCGCACCACCCGGGCCGTGGTGCTGGTGTCGGGGCTGGCGGCCGGCGTGCTGGCGGCGGCCTCCGGGCCGGGGGCGGTGGTGTTCCTCGGGATGAAGAGCGAGGTGCCCGCGGTGGAGCTGGCGCGGGCGGTCGCGCTGTTCGCGCCCGGCCTGGTGGGCTACGGGCTCATCGCGCAGCTCAGCCGGGTCCTGTACGCGGCCGGGCGCGGGCGGGAGGCGGCGGCCGGCACGGTGGCGGGATGGGTCGTGACGATGGCCGCGCAGACCGTGCTCGCCCTGGCGCTGCCCGAGGGGTGGCGGGTCGGCGGGATGGCGCTCGGGATGAGCGTCGGCATGACGGCGGGCGGGGCGCTGCTGCTGGCCGCCGTCGTACGGGCGCGGGGCGGCGGGGCCGCGGCCGGGCTGGGGCGGGCGCTGGGGGCGGCGGCCGGCGGCGGGGTGCTGGGCTACCTCGCCGGGGACGCCGTGAGCGGATGGCTCGGGGCCGAGGGGATCTGGGCGAACGTGGGCGCCGCGGTGCTCGCCGCCGTGGTGGCGCTGGGCGTGGGCGGCGCGGTCGTGGCTGTGCTGGACCGGGCCGACGCGAGCGCGGTCACCACGCTGCTGCGTCGCCGCCGGGGCTGA
- a CDS encoding copper transporter produces MIDFRYHLVSIVAIFLALAVGIILGTTLLQDPALDLAKRTSDELTSANNGLRADLDALRGRQAGNDAFITARTPQMVAAELAGQRVLLVETPGSSTSVREAAQQVLGEAGAKVSGRVTLTEKFLDPAGKGVLDGLVNQLKPANMVFPATATSYDRAATLLAAALVTNDPAQAGTANTATAGVLDAFETGGLLNVEDNPAERATLAVMFAPEKPFEGETAETLAEALVSVADGFDAAGGGAVLAGTAANVALPGDLIGAVRDESDVSKRVSTVDTADMPVGRVVMVYALREQLAGHAGQYGIGKGATAALPVAVTPSPTPSAQSGS; encoded by the coding sequence GTGATCGATTTCCGTTATCACCTCGTCTCCATCGTCGCGATCTTCCTGGCGCTGGCGGTGGGCATCATCCTGGGCACCACCCTGCTCCAGGACCCCGCGCTCGACCTGGCCAAGCGCACCAGCGACGAGCTGACCAGCGCCAACAACGGCCTGCGCGCCGACCTCGACGCGCTGCGCGGGCGGCAGGCGGGCAACGACGCGTTCATCACCGCCCGCACCCCGCAGATGGTGGCCGCCGAGCTGGCCGGGCAGCGCGTACTGCTCGTCGAGACGCCCGGCTCCAGCACGAGCGTGCGCGAGGCCGCCCAGCAGGTGCTCGGCGAGGCGGGCGCCAAGGTCAGCGGGCGGGTGACGCTGACCGAGAAGTTCCTCGACCCCGCGGGCAAGGGCGTCCTGGACGGACTGGTCAACCAGCTCAAACCGGCCAACATGGTCTTCCCCGCCACCGCCACCAGCTACGACCGGGCCGCGACGCTGCTGGCCGCCGCGCTCGTCACCAACGATCCCGCGCAGGCCGGCACCGCCAACACCGCCACCGCCGGCGTGCTCGACGCGTTCGAGACCGGCGGCCTGCTCAACGTCGAGGACAACCCGGCCGAGCGGGCCACGCTCGCCGTCATGTTCGCACCGGAAAAGCCGTTCGAGGGCGAGACCGCCGAGACCCTGGCCGAGGCACTGGTCTCGGTCGCCGACGGGTTCGACGCGGCGGGCGGCGGCGCCGTGCTCGCCGGGACCGCGGCGAACGTCGCGCTGCCCGGCGACCTCATCGGCGCGGTCCGCGACGAGAGCGACGTCTCCAAGCGCGTGTCCACCGTGGACACCGCCGACATGCCCGTGGGCCGCGTCGTGATGGTCTACGCTCTGCGGGAACAACTGGCCGGGCACGCCGGCCAGTACGGCATCGGCAAGGGCGCCACCGCGGCCCTGCCCGTCGCCGTCACCCCCAGCCCCACCCCATCCGCCCAGTCAGGGAGCTGA
- the pssA gene encoding CDP-diacylglycerol--serine O-phosphatidyltransferase, whose amino-acid sequence MTAADAGSWQASEEEPRGPVGKAFRLSAADSLSLGNAVCGFLAVCVLAYSAIQQLQVAGGRFTPDPSYFATAIVLLLIGATCDLFDGLVARRFRASAMGAELDNLADVISFGFAPAFMVVIWGGFTDQVPFAAVLVAAASVLVAGVVRLARFACVKTKSGDFMGLPIPMGAMTVISIVLLFQPSIWTLVGVLGVAWLMVSRIEYPKPKGQLAAVVLGWIMVNVAFLTFWVAWPEGGDLPIKIGATMQIALVAAIPLRMMFYKREQRRVAERIHN is encoded by the coding sequence TTGACCGCGGCTGACGCCGGCAGCTGGCAGGCGAGCGAGGAAGAACCGCGGGGCCCGGTCGGCAAGGCCTTCCGCCTCTCCGCGGCGGACTCGCTCTCGCTCGGCAACGCGGTCTGCGGCTTCCTCGCCGTGTGCGTGCTCGCCTACTCCGCGATCCAGCAGCTCCAGGTCGCGGGCGGGCGTTTCACGCCGGATCCGAGCTACTTCGCCACCGCGATCGTGCTGCTGCTCATCGGCGCCACGTGCGACCTGTTCGACGGGCTCGTGGCGCGGCGTTTCCGGGCCTCGGCCATGGGCGCCGAGCTCGACAACCTCGCCGACGTCATCAGCTTCGGGTTCGCCCCCGCGTTCATGGTGGTGATCTGGGGAGGGTTCACCGACCAGGTGCCGTTCGCGGCCGTGCTCGTGGCGGCGGCGTCCGTGCTGGTCGCCGGAGTCGTACGGCTGGCCAGGTTCGCCTGCGTCAAGACCAAGAGCGGCGACTTCATGGGGTTGCCCATCCCGATGGGCGCCATGACGGTGATCTCGATCGTGCTGCTGTTCCAGCCGAGCATCTGGACGCTGGTCGGCGTTCTCGGCGTGGCCTGGCTCATGGTCAGCCGGATCGAGTACCCCAAGCCGAAGGGGCAGCTCGCGGCGGTCGTCCTCGGCTGGATCATGGTCAACGTGGCCTTCCTCACCTTCTGGGTGGCCTGGCCCGAGGGCGGTGACCTGCCGATCAAGATCGGTGCGACCATGCAGATCGCGCTCGTGGCGGCGATCCCGCTGCGGATGATGTTCTACAAGCGGGAGCAGCGCCGGGTGGCCGAGCGAATCCACAACTGA
- the steA gene encoding putative cytokinetic ring protein SteA, which yields MKVPGSRLPGLRGRKVGDLPGITAVARIDRRTKRLTKRLGPGEIAIIDHVDVDRVSAEALVACGAAAVIDVAAGISGRYPNLGPQILLEAGVPFVDNASPELFERIKDGDVIRLCDGVVHLDDDVVGKGEEQTLEAVEAAMAEARAGLSVQIEAFAVNTMEYVRGEGKLLIDGVGVPEIRTDMEGRHVLIVVRGYHYKEDIATLRPYIREYRPVLVGVDGGADALLEAGYLPDVIVGDFDSVSTKALTCGAELVVHAYRDGRAPGLERVHQLGREAVIFPATGTSEDIAMLLADDKGAELIVAVGTHGTLEEFLDKGRSGMASTFLTRLIIGSKLIDAKGVSRLYRSRISTPQLLLLVLTALFTMGVALVFSPLGKTWLNGLQDVWNAFIFWLVGLFS from the coding sequence ATGAAGGTTCCGGGAAGCAGATTGCCGGGCCTCCGTGGCAGGAAGGTCGGAGACCTTCCCGGCATCACGGCAGTGGCGAGAATCGACCGGCGCACCAAGAGGCTCACCAAACGCCTCGGGCCTGGGGAAATTGCGATTATCGACCATGTCGACGTGGACCGGGTCAGCGCGGAGGCGCTGGTCGCATGCGGTGCCGCCGCTGTGATCGACGTCGCGGCCGGCATCAGCGGCCGCTATCCCAACCTGGGGCCGCAGATCCTGCTCGAAGCCGGCGTGCCGTTCGTCGACAACGCCAGCCCTGAGCTGTTCGAGCGGATCAAGGACGGCGACGTCATCAGGCTCTGCGACGGCGTCGTCCACCTGGACGACGACGTCGTCGGCAAGGGCGAGGAGCAGACCCTCGAAGCGGTCGAGGCCGCCATGGCCGAGGCCAGGGCAGGGCTGTCGGTGCAGATCGAGGCGTTCGCGGTCAACACCATGGAGTACGTCCGCGGCGAGGGCAAACTCCTCATCGACGGCGTCGGCGTGCCCGAGATCCGCACGGACATGGAGGGCAGGCACGTCCTCATCGTCGTGCGCGGATACCACTACAAGGAGGACATCGCCACCCTCCGTCCCTACATCCGCGAATACCGGCCCGTCCTGGTCGGCGTCGACGGCGGCGCCGACGCGCTGCTGGAGGCCGGCTACCTGCCCGACGTGATCGTGGGCGACTTCGACTCGGTCTCCACCAAGGCGCTGACCTGCGGCGCCGAGCTCGTCGTACACGCCTACCGCGACGGCCGGGCCCCCGGCCTGGAACGCGTGCACCAGCTCGGCCGCGAAGCGGTGATCTTCCCGGCCACCGGCACCAGCGAGGACATCGCGATGCTCCTCGCCGACGACAAGGGCGCCGAGCTGATCGTCGCCGTCGGCACCCACGGCACGCTGGAGGAGTTCCTCGACAAGGGGCGCTCCGGCATGGCCAGCACCTTCCTCACCCGGCTGATCATCGGCAGCAAGCTCATCGACGCCAAGGGCGTCAGCAGGCTCTACCGCAGCCGCATCTCCACCCCGCAGCTGCTGCTCCTCGTGCTCACCGCGCTGTTCACGATGGGCGTCGCGCTGGTCTTCTCGCCGCTCGGCAAGACCTGGCTGAACGGCCTGCAAGACGTCTGGAACGCGTTCATCTTCTGGCTGGTCGGACTCTTCTCGTGA
- a CDS encoding TerC family protein, translating to MVPLWAWLAVIGGLLLVLALDLWIVDRGEAREFSMRQAGYWVTFYVILAIAFGIVLWITAGGDKAGEFFAGYITEYSLSVDNLFIFFIIMSRFAVPRAYQHKVLLVGILLALVMRGIFIALGAAALERFSWLFYVFGAFLVYTAVNIVRQHLKGEEEEFNENVLLRWVRKAFPTTEGYAGSKITVKIDGRRMVTPMLIVMIAIGTTDLLFALDSIPAIFGLTQDPYIVFTANAFALMGLRQLYFLLGGLLQRLVYISYGLAFILGFIGVKLVLEALHSSNVPWAPEIPIWVSLTVIGTTMVITTVASLIKARIDARAGEQPHPEQV from the coding sequence ATGGTACCCCTGTGGGCCTGGCTGGCCGTGATCGGCGGGCTCCTGCTCGTCCTCGCGCTCGACCTCTGGATCGTGGACCGGGGCGAGGCACGCGAGTTCTCGATGCGGCAGGCCGGTTACTGGGTGACGTTCTACGTCATCCTGGCCATCGCGTTCGGGATAGTGCTGTGGATCACCGCCGGCGGCGACAAGGCCGGGGAGTTCTTCGCCGGCTACATCACCGAATACAGCCTCAGCGTCGACAACCTGTTCATCTTCTTCATCATCATGAGCAGGTTCGCGGTCCCGCGGGCCTACCAGCACAAGGTGCTGCTCGTCGGCATCCTGCTGGCGCTGGTCATGCGCGGCATCTTCATCGCGCTCGGCGCGGCGGCGCTGGAGCGCTTCAGCTGGCTGTTCTACGTCTTCGGCGCGTTCCTCGTCTACACCGCGGTCAACATCGTCCGCCAGCACCTCAAGGGCGAGGAGGAGGAGTTCAACGAGAACGTCCTGCTCCGCTGGGTGCGCAAGGCATTCCCGACCACCGAGGGCTACGCCGGATCGAAGATCACTGTCAAGATCGATGGCCGGCGCATGGTCACCCCGATGCTCATCGTGATGATCGCCATCGGCACCACCGACCTGCTGTTCGCGCTCGACTCGATTCCGGCCATCTTCGGGCTCACGCAGGACCCCTACATCGTCTTCACGGCCAACGCGTTCGCCCTGATGGGACTGCGTCAGCTGTACTTCCTCCTGGGTGGCCTGCTGCAGCGGCTGGTGTACATCAGCTACGGTTTGGCGTTCATTCTCGGGTTCATCGGGGTTAAGCTGGTATTGGAAGCGTTGCACTCCAGCAATGTCCCTTGGGCGCCCGAAATTCCCATCTGGGTCTCGCTCACGGTCATCGGCACCACCATGGTCATCACCACCGTGGCCAGCCTGATCAAGGCGCGTATCGACGCGCGTGCGGGCGAGCAGCCGCACCCCGAGCAGGTCTAG
- a CDS encoding phosphatidylserine decarboxylase: MSDDSAKSSRIRLARGVSPWLLPTAATAAATALLTRKDRRWAFAAVPLSALTGGMLWFFRDPDRTLGQGRVLSPADGVVQSIDPWPDGRTRVAIFMSPLNVHVNRAPLAGNVASVQHVAGGFLPAFNKDSDQNERVVWHFETALGDIEMVQIAGAVARRIVPYLSTGAKVAQGDRIGLIRFGSRVDIYLPEGISPAVSVGEKTVAGVTRIDRG; the protein is encoded by the coding sequence GTGTCAGACGATTCTGCTAAGTCGAGCCGCATCCGGCTCGCACGCGGGGTCTCCCCGTGGCTTCTCCCGACGGCGGCCACGGCGGCCGCCACCGCGCTGCTGACGCGCAAGGACCGGCGATGGGCGTTCGCGGCGGTGCCGTTGAGCGCGCTCACCGGGGGAATGCTCTGGTTCTTCCGCGACCCCGACCGGACTCTCGGCCAGGGGCGCGTGCTGTCGCCCGCCGACGGCGTGGTGCAGAGCATCGACCCCTGGCCCGACGGCCGCACCCGGGTCGCGATCTTCATGAGCCCGCTGAACGTCCACGTCAACCGCGCCCCTCTTGCGGGAAATGTCGCCTCCGTGCAGCATGTGGCGGGTGGGTTCCTGCCGGCGTTCAACAAGGACAGCGACCAGAACGAGCGTGTGGTGTGGCATTTCGAGACCGCGCTGGGCGACATCGAGATGGTGCAGATCGCGGGCGCGGTGGCGCGCAGGATCGTGCCGTACCTGAGCACGGGCGCGAAGGTCGCCCAGGGCGACCGGATCGGGCTCATCCGGTTCGGCTCGCGCGTCGACATCTACCTTCCCGAAGGGATCTCGCCCGCGGTGTCCGTGGGCGAGAAGACGGTTGCGGGGGTGACCAGAATTGACCGCGGCTGA
- a CDS encoding NAD kinase, with the protein MKRTVLVAVHTGRDAAVESARLVINRLMGAGLAVRVLESEYAEIGCAGVEAVTGDDPGGAKDAEVMIVLGGDGSLLRAAELARPAGTPLLGVNLGHVGFLAEAEVDDLAGAVDAVVAGRYDVEERMTIDVLARQNGRILADTWALNEATVEKQERMLEVVAEIDGRPLSRWGCDGVICATPTGSTAYAFSAGGPVVWPEVEALLMVPISAHALFARPMVVSPRSTLAVEILPETPGGVLWCDGRRRFELPSGTRVEVRRGAEPVRLARLHGVEDTGAPFTDRLVAKFELPVQGWRGRVRP; encoded by the coding sequence ATGAAACGGACCGTGCTGGTCGCCGTACACACCGGGCGGGACGCCGCCGTCGAGAGCGCACGCCTGGTGATCAACCGGCTGATGGGGGCGGGCCTCGCCGTGCGGGTGCTCGAGTCCGAGTACGCCGAGATCGGCTGCGCCGGGGTCGAGGCCGTGACCGGCGACGATCCCGGAGGGGCGAAGGACGCCGAGGTCATGATCGTGCTCGGCGGCGACGGGTCGCTGCTGCGCGCCGCGGAGCTGGCCAGACCGGCCGGCACGCCGCTGCTGGGGGTCAACCTGGGGCATGTCGGGTTCCTCGCCGAGGCCGAGGTCGACGACCTGGCCGGGGCGGTCGACGCCGTCGTGGCCGGCCGGTACGACGTCGAGGAGCGCATGACGATCGATGTTCTCGCCCGGCAGAACGGCAGGATCCTGGCCGACACGTGGGCGCTCAACGAGGCCACCGTCGAGAAACAGGAGCGCATGCTGGAGGTCGTCGCCGAGATCGACGGCCGCCCGCTGTCGCGGTGGGGCTGCGACGGCGTGATCTGCGCCACGCCGACCGGCTCGACCGCCTATGCTTTCTCCGCGGGCGGGCCGGTCGTGTGGCCTGAGGTCGAGGCGCTGCTCATGGTGCCCATCAGCGCCCACGCCCTGTTCGCCAGGCCGATGGTGGTCTCGCCGCGGTCCACGCTGGCCGTGGAGATCCTGCCGGAGACCCCTGGCGGGGTGTTGTGGTGCGACGGGCGGCGCCGCTTCGAGCTGCCGTCCGGCACGAGGGTGGAGGTGCGCAGGGGCGCCGAGCCGGTCCGGCTGGCGCGGCTGCACGGTGTCGAGGACACCGGGGCGCCGTTCACCGACAGGCTGGTAGCCAAGTTCGAGCTACCCGTCCAGGGCTGGCGCGGAAGGGTGCGACCCTGA
- a CDS encoding MBL fold metallo-hydrolase gives MTYTGDVQVGGPADVRELPALTVCKLAVGPFDNNAYLLRCAETGDGLLIDAAAEPDRLLALIGDQPLGAIVTTHQHGDHWQALEQVAKVTGAEVIAHPLDAPALPVPARRTVEHGETIPLGRVSLEVIHLRGHTPGSIALLYDGGEAGPHLFTGDSLFPGGVGNTWKDAERFNQLYDDVVTRVFDRLPDETWVYPGHGKDTTLGAERPSLPEWKARGW, from the coding sequence ATGACCTATACAGGTGACGTCCAGGTCGGCGGTCCCGCCGACGTGCGTGAGCTGCCCGCGCTGACGGTCTGCAAGCTCGCCGTCGGCCCGTTCGACAACAACGCCTATCTGCTGCGCTGCGCGGAGACCGGCGACGGCCTGCTCATCGACGCCGCCGCCGAGCCCGACCGCCTGCTCGCGCTGATCGGCGACCAGCCCCTCGGCGCGATCGTCACGACGCACCAGCACGGCGACCACTGGCAGGCGCTTGAGCAGGTGGCCAAGGTGACGGGCGCCGAGGTGATCGCCCACCCGCTCGACGCCCCGGCGCTCCCGGTGCCGGCCCGCCGCACGGTCGAGCACGGCGAGACGATCCCGCTGGGCCGCGTCTCGCTGGAGGTCATCCACCTGCGCGGTCACACGCCGGGCTCCATCGCCCTGCTGTACGACGGCGGCGAGGCGGGGCCGCACCTGTTCACGGGCGACTCGCTCTTCCCGGGCGGCGTCGGCAACACCTGGAAGGACGCCGAGCGCTTCAACCAGCTCTACGACGACGTGGTCACCCGCGTCTTCGACCGGCTGCCCGACGAGACCTGGGTCTATCCGGGCCACGGCAAGGACACCACCCTCGGCGCCGAGCGCCCCTCCCTGCCCGAGTGGAAGGCCAGGGGCTGGTAG